DNA from Brachyspira aalborgi:
TATAATTATAAAAATTATTAAAGGCAAAGATATATCCGCTTCCCATATTAACCGTTCAAAACCAATTAGGTTAATACTGCCTATAACCAAATCTAAAATAGGATACCATATTATATTGGATATATTTTCGATAAGTAATTTTGGGTCGTTCGTATATAATCCCCAAGGTCCCCTATCTATTTTAGAACCTAAAATTAAAGAAGGTATAAATTTAGAAATCGCCATTATTATTCCAAGCATAGCCGAAATTATTATGGATACGCTTTGTAAAATAAATTTTTTATTAGGTTTGAATAAAATACAGGCTACCCCCAATAAACTAAAACATGTGAGAAAAAATATTGTTTGCATAGCTCCGCCAAATATCATAATCGAAAACGATAAAGCGCTTATAATTATCCTTATAAAAGGATTTAGTCTATCGGAAAAAGACGCCAATATTATAACGGCTGTAAAAGGATGATATAAAAAAGCCCAATGCCCAACCATTATATGATGAATATAATAACCCGTGCATGAAAATAATATTGCAGCTGTTAATGATATTTCAAAAGAGCATTTTAATATGTCTTTTGCGATATAATAAAACGATATAAAACCTATAATAACAAATATAAATATTGATAATAAATAAGCATTCCAAAAAGGCATTAAATATCGTAAAAAATAAAATATAGAAAATTGGTCGTATTGAGGATTTGGATAAGATAAAGTTCCCGCTCCGAATAACGGCGAAGCAAATTCTATATTAAATATTCCGTTATTTTGAGCGTATAACAACATAGAATAGGCTCTTGGAATTATTAAAGAAAAATCATGTCCAACAAAAGGATAGCTTGAATTTATTATAAATATATATAATGCTCCAATAAATATAGCCGTAAAAATTAAAATAAATTTTTCATTTTTAGAATTAAATAATAACGAATATATTTTATCTGCAAACTTATTAATTAATAAAAGTGTCAGTAATAGTATCGTAATAGTGTATATATGTCCCGCCATATTTTTACTAGACAATATGCATAAATAAGTGGCGATAAAAATAGATAATGAAATTAATATGGGAAATATAATATTTATCAATTTTTCAATATTATAATTTATTATCAATAAAAATAATAATAAATAAATTATTAATACAATACAACTTACGATAATACTAAATTTAATTTTTAAAACATAATTAATATTATCAATATTTTCTTCTTCAATTCCATCTAATCTTTTATCTGAAATAAAATTCCCATAAGGACTTCCATCGAATTCCATTTCGGCATTTTTCATATAATCGGGCAAATTAGATAAATTTGGATAAACGCCATAAATATCGCTATTTCTAAAAATTTTATCATAATATCTAATTCTAAAGTTATAAACATAATCTGTAATATTTTCGTTGGTGAGTAAATAATTATTCAGACTTTTTTCGTCCAATTCATTATTTACAATATTACTTAAATTATTTAAATCCAAAGTTCGCTCGATATTCAATTTGAAATTGCTTAAATATCCAATTCTGCTTTTAGAACCCAAGATTGATAAAATTATCAAGGCAATAATTGTGATAATTACAAACGAAATGTAAATTATTAGAAATAATTTTTTGTTTTTCATAATTCTTTCCTTTTAGAAATAAATTTTAATATGCTAAATAGAGCATAAATATTTTGAGATTTAATTTTTGCAATAATGAATTCAGTTTTAACGGAGTAAAACTTTATGATAAATTTTATATAATTTAATAGCGTTGGTAATACATTTACTACATTTTTAGAAATGACAATGCGGCGTGAAGTGAAGTGAAGTGAAGTGAAGTGAAGTGAAGTGAAGTGTCACAAGCATAATCTACTACCATATTTATATCTTTTTTAATTTTTGTTAGACTAATTTTAACATGTTAAATAAAAATGTCAATAGTAAAAAAATCAATTTTTAAGGTTGTATTACTTCGTTTCACTCTCAATGATATAGCAATTATGGTGAAGATTAGTCAAATACTTTATTAGGTTCTTTTTTCTCAAAGTCGTTGTCGTGGTTTATTCTATGGTAAAGATTAATTTATTCTAATAATTATTATTGACAAAAAATACTATAAATAGTATAATATAGCCTTAAAAAATATTAAGAGAGGATAAAAATGTCTGATTTAAATGAATTAACACTTCAGAAAACTAAAAAGGATTACTTTTTAATTAAACTTTTTATTGGTATTGCATTAGGCATAATTATAGGCATATATTCTAATGAAGGAATAATAAATGTAATACAGTCTATAAAATATATTCTTAATCAAGTTATATCTTTTATGGTCCCTTTAATAGTTTTAGGATTTATAGCTCCAGCAATTACCAAAATGGGAGATAAAGCGAGCAAAATGTTGGGAGTTATACTTATTATAGCTTATGCTTCTTCCGTATGTGCCGCTTTATTTTCCACGATAGCTGGATATACGATTATACCTAACTTAAATATACCTTCAAATGTAGAGGGTTTAAGAAAATTACCAGAGATAATATTTAAATTAGATATAAGCCCAGTTTTTTCGGTTATAACGGCATTATTTTTGGCTATATGCGGCGGAGTTGCCGTAGTAAAAACTAAATCCGAATATTTTAAAAACTTGTTAAACGAGCTTAACGATATAATGCTATTTTTAGTTAGTAAAGTCGTAGTGCCAATACTTCCCGTTTATATAGGAACAACATTTGCAACTTTATCATACGAAGGCGCTATAATAAAAAGAGTTCCCGTGTTTTTAATAGTTATATTGATAGTTATTATAGGACATTTTATTTGGCTTGCTTTATTATATTCTATAGCTGGAATAATATCTAAAAGAAATCCTTTAAGAATATTAAAGCATTACGGACCAGCATATCTTACGGCTGTAGGCACAATGTCTTCCGCTGCAACTTTGCCCGTAGCTTTACAATGCGCTAATAAATCTGACGCTTTAGATAAAGATATTGTAAATTTTGCAATACCAATGGGGGCTACAATTCATTTATGCGGTTCTGTTTTAACGGAAACTTTTTTCGTAATGACTATATCAAAATTATTATACGATTCTATTCCAAGCGTTGGAACTATGATATTGTTTTGCATATTATTAGGAATTTTCGCCGTTGGGGCGCCTGGCGTTCCAGGAGGAACCGTTGTCGCTTCTTTAGGAATTATCATATCGATTTTAGGATTTGATAATGACGGAACGGCTTTAGTTTTAGCAATTTTTGCCTTGCAAGATAGCTTTGGAACGGCTTGCAATATTACGGGAGACGGAGCTATAGCTTTAATGCTTCAAGGAATATTTAAAAAAGGACAATAAAAATTTAATAAAATACATAGAGAAGATAAAAAATGATTATATTAGAAAATGTTAGTAAAACTTTTAATACCGAAAATAATAAAAAACTTAACGCCGTAAACGATGTTTCTTTGAAAATTGAAACAGGTTCGATATACGGAATAATAGGTTTTTCGGGAGCGGGCAAATCAACTCTCGTTAGATGCATTAATCTTTTAGAGCGTCCAACTTCTGGGCATGTTTATATAGACGATGTTGAAATGACTTCTTTATCAAATAGTCAGTTAAGAGAAAAAAGAAAAAAAATAGGAATGATATTTCAGCAATTCAATTTATTTGCTTCAAGAACGGTATTTAAAAATGTAGCTTATCCATTAAGATACAGAGGCTTATCTAAAAAAGAAATTGAAAAAAAAGTTATGGCTTTGCTTGAGCTTGTCGATATAAAAGAAAAAGCTTTCGCCTATCCTTCGCAATTAAGCGGCGGACAAAAACAGAGAGTAGCGATTGCAAGAGCGCTTGCCAACGAACCAAATATACTTTTATGCGATGAAGCTACAAGCGCGTTAGACCCGCAAACTACAAGCTCTATATTAAAATTATTAAAAAAATTAAACGAAACTTTAGGGCTTACTATAGTAGTTATAACTCATGAAATGAATGTAGTTAAAGAATTATGTCATAAAGTAGCCGTTATGAATAAAGGAGTTTTAATTGAAGAAGGAAATATATTTGATGTATTTTCCGCTCCTAAAAATCAAATAACTAAAGATTTTATAGACACAACTTCAAATGTTTCAAAAATATATTCTTTAGTCGAAGAAAAAGACGAACTTACAAAAATTAAACCAAACGAATGCATAGTTAGATTAAGATATAAAAAAGGAAATGTTGTAGAGCCTATGGTTTCGCATATTTCGAGAGTTTATAATGTTGATATTAATATTATATTTGCAAATGTCGAAGTAGTTGACGAAAGTCATTTAGGCGGTTTGGTTGTTATAATGCATGAACTTGAAAAAGACGGAATAAAAAAATCGATTCTATTTTTACAAGAAAAAAATATTGATGTGGAGGTAATATTAGATGCTAGAAATATTGACTAAATTAATTCCAAATGTTATGAACGATTTGCCAAGACTTTATAAAAGCATAGGACAAACCTTTATAATGCTTATTCATTCGGGCTTAATATCGTTTTTTATAGGCGGTTTGCTTGGAATACTTTTGGTAGTTGCAAAAAAAGACGGAATATTAGAAAACAAATTAATATACAATATATTAAGCAATATTATTAATTTTTTTAGAGCTATTCCTTTTATTATTCTTCTTGCAATGCTCGTTCCTTTAACAAGATTAATTATGGGAACGGCAATCGGAGTAAAGGGCGCTATAGTTCCTTTAATATTTGGAACAGTGCCTTTTTTCGCAAGACAGATGGAAAGCGCATTATCCGAAGTTAATCCTGGTTTAATAGAAGCGGCTCAATCTATGGGTTCTTCTCCAATCGCTATAATTTTTAGAGTTTACTTAAAAGAAAGCATAGCGCCAATTGCAAGAGCTATTACGATAACTGCAATAAGTTTAATCGGATTAACTGCAATGGCTGGCGCAATAGGAGCTGGCGGACTTGGAGATTACGCTATTACGGCGGGATATTATAGAAATAAATTGGATATTATATATGTTTCCGTTATACTTTTAGTAATATTGGTTGGAATAATTCAAGCGATAGGAAATTTTATAGTAAAAAAATCAACGCATTAATTTAAGGAGTTTATTTTATGAATAATATAAAGACAAGAAAAATAGCGATAATCGGAGCTGGACATGTCGGCTCTCATGCAGGATATTCTTTAGCTTCTCAAGGTTTAGTTGAAAATATAGTTTATATAGATATTGATAAGAAAAAAGCTTTCTCTCAAGCGTTAGATATATTTGATTCTATAGTTTATCTTCCGCATAGAATAATTGTTAAAGACGGAGATTATAGCGATATTGACGATGCCGATATAATGGTTATTTGCGCGGGACCTTTGCCTAATATGTCTCAAACAAGAATGGATACTTTAGGTGATACTGTAGCCGTTATGAAAGATATTATTTCAAATATAAAGAAAACTAAATTCGCGGGAATAATAATAAATATATCAAATCCTGCAGATGTTATTACTCATTATATTCAAAATCAATTAAATTACGATTATAAAAAAATAATATCGACAAGCACAACTTTAGATTCTGCAAGATTAAGAAGAGCGATATCGGAAGAAATAAATATTGACCAAAAATCAATTTATGCATATTCTCTTGGAGAGCATGGCGAAAGTCAAATGGTAGCTTGGTCAACCGTCACTATTGCAGGCAAACCTTTATTTGAATTAATAAAAGAAAAACCTGAAAAATACGGAAAACTTGACTTAAATAAAATAGCCGAAAAAGGAAAAAAAGGAGGTTGGGAAGTATTGGGAGGAAAAGGCTCAACCGAATTTGGAATCGGCGCTTCTCTTTCGGAAGTTGTAAAAGCCATAATATGCAATGAGCATAGAGTTTTGCCCATTTCGGTTTATTTAAATGGAGAGTATGGACAAAAAGATGTTTATGCGAGCGTTCCAGCGGTTTTGGGAAAAGACGGAGTAGAAGAGATAATAGAGCTTAATATGACTGAAGAAGAAAAAAAATTATTTGATAATTCTTGCAAAATTATGAGCGAAAATTATAAATTAGCTTTGGGTATGTAATTTTTTAAATTAAAAATCTAAATAAAAAAAGAGGTAAAATTAAAATGAAAAGAATAATTATATTTTTTATATGCATAATATTATTAATATCATGCAAAGAAAAACCAACAAATAAAATTAAAGTTGGAATTATAGGAGATTCGGAAAAAGTTATTTGGCAAGAAGTTATAAATAAAGTTTCTAAAGACGGAATAGAAATAGAGCTTATAACTTTTGGAGATTATCTTTTGCCTAATCAGGCTTTGAATGACGGAGATTTGGATTTAAATAATTTTCAGCATCATGCATTTTTCGACAATGAAATAAAAAATAAAGGTTATAATCTAACTGCAATAGCCGATACTTGTTTGGCTGCAATGAATATTTATTCTCAAAAAATTTCTAATGTAAACGAAATTAAAAGAGGAGATAAAATTGCAATTCCAAATGACCCTTCAAACGGAGGAAGAGCCTTAAAAGTTTTAGAAGCCGCGGGTTTAATAAAACTTAAAGATAAAAGCGTAGCTAATCCAATAGTTAAAGATATAATCGATAATCCTTTAAATTTAGAGATAATTGAAGTAGACGCTGGAAGTATATATAGACTGCTTCCCGATGTCGCTTGCGCGGTTATAAATTGTAATTTTGCTTTAAGTTTCGGACTTAATCCGAGCCAAGACGCGATTTTTCAAGATAATCCTACAAATTATTCTGGAAATGGCTATATAAATATAATAGTTGCAAGAACGGAAGATAAAGACAATGAAATATTAAAAAAGATAGTAAACGCTTATCAATCTGACGAAGTAAAAGAAATTTACGCTAATGATTTTAAGGGAGCTTTAATAGCGGTTTGGTAAAGCTATAATTTATAAAAATTTAAAACTAAAAAAATAATTTTTTAAGGAGAAAATAATGATATTAAAAAAGATTTCTATCAAGAGAGTATTGTTTATATTGGTTATATTTACGGCTATATTTTTTGCCGCATGTTCCAAAAATAAGGATAGCATAACTGTAAAAATAGGATTTGTTGGAGAATCCGATATGGTTATATGGAAGCCCGTTCAGGAAAAACTTTCTAAAGAGGGAATAAATTTAGAGCTTATTTCATTTGCTGACTATATTCCTAACCAGGCGCTTAATGATGGCGAGATTGATTTGAATGCATTTCAGCATCATGCCTATTTAAATGATGAAGTATCAAATAAAGGCTACGATATAGTCGCTATAGCCGATACTTATATTTCTGCAATGAATATTTATTCTCAAAAAATCTCTAATGTAAACGAAATTAAAAGAGGAGATAAAATTGCAATTCCAAACAATCCTTCAAACAAAGGAAGAGCCTTAAAAGTATTGCAAGCTGCAGGATTAATAAAACTTAAAGATAACGCCCCTGATAATCCCGAAATATCCGATATAGCTGAAAATTCTCTGGACTTGGATATAGTGGAAGTTGAGGCTGCGAGTATATACGGTTTTCTTCCAGATGTGGCATGCGCCATTATAAATTGTAATTTTGCTTTGGATTTTGGACTTAATCCTGGAAAGGATTTTATATTTCAAGATAATCCAAAAATATATGATAATAATATGTATGTTAATTTAATAGCTGCGAGGACTGAAGATAAAGATAACGAAATATATAAAAAAATAGTTGACGCTTATCATTCGCCCGAAGTAGAAAAAGTTTACGCGGAAGATTTTAAAGGAGCTTATATAGCGGTTTGGTGAATTGAAATTTTTATTATTATAATATAAAATATTTCAATCATTTTAAAAATTAAAAAAATAAAAAACGCCAAATAAACGGCGAAGGAGAAACTAATGAAAATAAAAAAACAATTGCTTATTTCGTTGTCTATATTTGTTATATTGTCTTCGTTTATGACTATGCTTTTTATATCATGTTCCAATGAAAATAAGGGTAGTATAATCGTAAAAATAGGACATGTCGGAGAATCGGATAGAGCTATATGGAAACCGATTCAAGAAAAACTTTCTAAAGAAGGAATAACCGTAGAACTTGTTTCTTTTGCCGATTATTCTATGCCAAATCAGGCTTTGAATGACGGAGATATAGATTTGAACGCTTTTCAGCATCATGCATATTTCTATAATGAAACTAATACTAAAGGTTATAATTTGTCTATAATAGGACTTACTTTTATCTCGGCAATGAATATTTATTCTCAAAAAATTTCTAATGTAAACGAAGTTAAAAGAGGAGATAAAATTGCAATTCCAAACGACCCTTCAAACGGAGGAAGAGCCTTAAAAGTTTTAGAAGCTGCGGGTTTAATAAAACTTAAAAATAACGCTCCCGATAATCCCGAAGTTTCGGATATAGGACAAAATCCTTTAAACTTGGAAATAATAGAAGTCGATGCGGGCGGAATATATAGATTGCTTCCCGATGTCGCTTGCGCGGTTATAAATTGTAATTACGCTTTAGATTTTGGATTAAATCCTGGCGAAGATTTTATATTTCAAGATAATCCAAAAATATATAACAACAATATGTATATTAATTTAATAGCTTCAAGAACGGAAGATAAAGATAATGAAATATACAAAAAAATTGCTGACGCTTATCATTCGCCCGAAGTAGAAAAAGTTTACGCGGAAGAATTTAAGGGCGCTTATTTGCCAGCTTGGAAATAAAATAACAAAAATTTAAAATTATATAAATAAAAAAAGGAGAAATTAAAATGAAAAAAGTTTTAAACATTTTGACAATTGCATTAATTATTATTTTTGCAATCATATCATGCCAAGAAGGAAGCGATTCTTCTTCAAGCGCGAGTTATTCTAACAAAGTTATAAAAGTTGGATTTGCAGGAGATTCGGATTATCAAATTTGGAATCCTATAGTTTCAAATTTGGCAAAAGAAGGAATAACGGTAGAATTGGTTACTTTTGCCGATTATACGATACCTAATCAGGCTTTAAATGACGGCGAGATAGATTTGAACGCGTTTCAACATTATGCCTATTTCAATGACGAAGTTTCAAATAAAGGTTATAAATTAACCGCTATAGCTAACACTTATATATCGGCAATGAATATTTATTCCAAAAAGATTAAAAGCGTTAGCGAAGTTAAAAAAGGCGATAAAGTTGCAATTCCAAACGACCCTACAAACGGCGGAAGAGCATTAAAAGTTTTAGAAGCTGCGGGATTGATAAAAGTAAAACCTGAAGCTGGCGATACTCCGAGCGTTTCCGATATAATCGACAATCCTTTAAATTTGGATATAATCACAGTCGATGCGGGCGGAATATATAGCTTGCTTCCCGATGTAGCTTGCGCGGTTATAAACGGAAATTATGCGATAGACTTCGGATTAAATCCAGGTTCCGATTATATATTTAAAGACGACCCTGCGATTTATAGCGGAAATTCTTTCGTTAATTTAATCGCGGCAAGAACTAAAGATAAAGATAACGAATTATATAAAAAAGTTGTCGCAGCTTATCAATCTGAAACGGTTGAAGAAATCTACGCTAACAATTTTAAAGGTTCTTATTTGCCAACTTGGAAATAATAAGAGTAAAACTATAAAAATATTTAAGAATATCTTAAAAATTAAAATAGTTCTTGTAAAATAAAGACTCTATTATTAATTAATTTAATAATGGAGTTTTTTTATTTTATAATTTAAATATTCAAGACTAAAATCCGCATTGACGAGCAATCGACTTTTAATAAAATTCATTTATTAATTAAATTAAATTTTGACAAATAAAATTATTCTGTTATAATATATCTTATGAAAAAAAATAGAGAAATTGACAAGTTAAATGATTTATTTGTCCGATACTTGCTCGGCAAAAACGGAAACGAAAATATGCTTGAGGATATGGTTAACGCCGCTTTAAGTGATTTCAATTTTGAAGAAGTTAAAGATTTGGAAATAATCGACCCTTATAACCTTTCGGAAAATATAGATTTGAAAGAATCAATTATAGATATAAAAGCGAAAACAAAAGACAATCAAACTGTAATTATTGAAATTCAACTTTGCGGAAATATGGATTTTGTCAAAAGAATTTTTTATTATATTTCAAAAAATATTGTAAACGAATTAAAGGAAGGCGAAGATTATAAAAAATTGCCAAGAATTATAAGCATAAATTTACTTAATTTTAATTTAGATTTTGGAGACGAAGGAAAACCTCACCGTTGCTTTAAATTAATCGATACGAAAAATCATAATATAGATTTAGATTTTATTCAAATGCATATTATAGAAGCGAAGAGGTTTATTGAAATAATTGAAAAATCTACTTTAAACGAACTTAAAAAGAATAGATTATTAACTTGGATGAAATTTTTTACAAGCAAAAATTTAAAAGCTATAGAAAAAGAATTAATGGAGGCAAACCCGATTATGACAAAAGTAATTGAAGAATACAAAAGATTTACTTCTGACGATAAACTTATGAGAGCTTATGACGCCCGAGATGCATTTTTACTAGGGCAAAAAATGATGTTATCAAGAGAAAGAGAGGAAGGTAAAGCGGAAGG
Protein-coding regions in this window:
- a CDS encoding dicarboxylate/amino acid:cation symporter, coding for MSDLNELTLQKTKKDYFLIKLFIGIALGIIIGIYSNEGIINVIQSIKYILNQVISFMVPLIVLGFIAPAITKMGDKASKMLGVILIIAYASSVCAALFSTIAGYTIIPNLNIPSNVEGLRKLPEIIFKLDISPVFSVITALFLAICGGVAVVKTKSEYFKNLLNELNDIMLFLVSKVVVPILPVYIGTTFATLSYEGAIIKRVPVFLIVILIVIIGHFIWLALLYSIAGIISKRNPLRILKHYGPAYLTAVGTMSSAATLPVALQCANKSDALDKDIVNFAIPMGATIHLCGSVLTETFFVMTISKLLYDSIPSVGTMILFCILLGIFAVGAPGVPGGTVVASLGIIISILGFDNDGTALVLAIFALQDSFGTACNITGDGAIALMLQGIFKKGQ
- a CDS encoding methionine ABC transporter ATP-binding protein; its protein translation is MIILENVSKTFNTENNKKLNAVNDVSLKIETGSIYGIIGFSGAGKSTLVRCINLLERPTSGHVYIDDVEMTSLSNSQLREKRKKIGMIFQQFNLFASRTVFKNVAYPLRYRGLSKKEIEKKVMALLELVDIKEKAFAYPSQLSGGQKQRVAIARALANEPNILLCDEATSALDPQTTSSILKLLKKLNETLGLTIVVITHEMNVVKELCHKVAVMNKGVLIEEGNIFDVFSAPKNQITKDFIDTTSNVSKIYSLVEEKDELTKIKPNECIVRLRYKKGNVVEPMVSHISRVYNVDINIIFANVEVVDESHLGGLVVIMHELEKDGIKKSILFLQEKNIDVEVILDARNID
- a CDS encoding methionine ABC transporter permease; its protein translation is MLEILTKLIPNVMNDLPRLYKSIGQTFIMLIHSGLISFFIGGLLGILLVVAKKDGILENKLIYNILSNIINFFRAIPFIILLAMLVPLTRLIMGTAIGVKGAIVPLIFGTVPFFARQMESALSEVNPGLIEAAQSMGSSPIAIIFRVYLKESIAPIARAITITAISLIGLTAMAGAIGAGGLGDYAITAGYYRNKLDIIYVSVILLVILVGIIQAIGNFIVKKSTH
- a CDS encoding L-lactate dehydrogenase; amino-acid sequence: MNNIKTRKIAIIGAGHVGSHAGYSLASQGLVENIVYIDIDKKKAFSQALDIFDSIVYLPHRIIVKDGDYSDIDDADIMVICAGPLPNMSQTRMDTLGDTVAVMKDIISNIKKTKFAGIIINISNPADVITHYIQNQLNYDYKKIISTSTTLDSARLRRAISEEINIDQKSIYAYSLGEHGESQMVAWSTVTIAGKPLFELIKEKPEKYGKLDLNKIAEKGKKGGWEVLGGKGSTEFGIGASLSEVVKAIICNEHRVLPISVYLNGEYGQKDVYASVPAVLGKDGVEEIIELNMTEEEKKLFDNSCKIMSENYKLALGM
- a CDS encoding MetQ/NlpA family ABC transporter substrate-binding protein encodes the protein MKRIIIFFICIILLISCKEKPTNKIKVGIIGDSEKVIWQEVINKVSKDGIEIELITFGDYLLPNQALNDGDLDLNNFQHHAFFDNEIKNKGYNLTAIADTCLAAMNIYSQKISNVNEIKRGDKIAIPNDPSNGGRALKVLEAAGLIKLKDKSVANPIVKDIIDNPLNLEIIEVDAGSIYRLLPDVACAVINCNFALSFGLNPSQDAIFQDNPTNYSGNGYINIIVARTEDKDNEILKKIVNAYQSDEVKEIYANDFKGALIAVW
- a CDS encoding MetQ/NlpA family ABC transporter substrate-binding protein, with amino-acid sequence MILKKISIKRVLFILVIFTAIFFAACSKNKDSITVKIGFVGESDMVIWKPVQEKLSKEGINLELISFADYIPNQALNDGEIDLNAFQHHAYLNDEVSNKGYDIVAIADTYISAMNIYSQKISNVNEIKRGDKIAIPNNPSNKGRALKVLQAAGLIKLKDNAPDNPEISDIAENSLDLDIVEVEAASIYGFLPDVACAIINCNFALDFGLNPGKDFIFQDNPKIYDNNMYVNLIAARTEDKDNEIYKKIVDAYHSPEVEKVYAEDFKGAYIAVW
- a CDS encoding MetQ/NlpA family ABC transporter substrate-binding protein, which encodes MTMLFISCSNENKGSIIVKIGHVGESDRAIWKPIQEKLSKEGITVELVSFADYSMPNQALNDGDIDLNAFQHHAYFYNETNTKGYNLSIIGLTFISAMNIYSQKISNVNEVKRGDKIAIPNDPSNGGRALKVLEAAGLIKLKNNAPDNPEVSDIGQNPLNLEIIEVDAGGIYRLLPDVACAVINCNYALDFGLNPGEDFIFQDNPKIYNNNMYINLIASRTEDKDNEIYKKIADAYHSPEVEKVYAEEFKGAYLPAWK
- a CDS encoding MetQ/NlpA family ABC transporter substrate-binding protein: MKKVLNILTIALIIIFAIISCQEGSDSSSSASYSNKVIKVGFAGDSDYQIWNPIVSNLAKEGITVELVTFADYTIPNQALNDGEIDLNAFQHYAYFNDEVSNKGYKLTAIANTYISAMNIYSKKIKSVSEVKKGDKVAIPNDPTNGGRALKVLEAAGLIKVKPEAGDTPSVSDIIDNPLNLDIITVDAGGIYSLLPDVACAVINGNYAIDFGLNPGSDYIFKDDPAIYSGNSFVNLIAARTKDKDNELYKKVVAAYQSETVEEIYANNFKGSYLPTWK
- a CDS encoding Rpn family recombination-promoting nuclease/putative transposase, producing MKKNREIDKLNDLFVRYLLGKNGNENMLEDMVNAALSDFNFEEVKDLEIIDPYNLSENIDLKESIIDIKAKTKDNQTVIIEIQLCGNMDFVKRIFYYISKNIVNELKEGEDYKKLPRIISINLLNFNLDFGDEGKPHRCFKLIDTKNHNIDLDFIQMHIIEAKRFIEIIEKSTLNELKKNRLLTWMKFFTSKNLKAIEKELMEANPIMTKVIEEYKRFTSDDKLMRAYDARDAFLLGQKMMLSREREEGKAEGIKEGIEKQNYTIAKSMKKDGADINLISKYTGLSIEEIEKL